In Stomoxys calcitrans chromosome 2, idStoCalc2.1, whole genome shotgun sequence, the following proteins share a genomic window:
- the LOC106088176 gene encoding trithorax group protein osa, giving the protein MIKFKLRLLIAFALYLGSAAAVLSSAQLPVEARGGVSSEEEDDPIISTSYVLPNQIFNDGKPYYAGKDPISGQLDFNVKKPAGIETSANEVIDPNEKTVISSSSPNIHDFLNLPVKYSSSKFVYPLVSSSYANLKYQGSNKNYITNKKPTQVVQATSAPNYFTANYFTVPTTKLVPVQPTGSTSSSSSTSTTSTTSTTKKPATTSTSTSTSTSTSTSTSTSTSTTSTSTSTTSTTKAPTQPSVATSSAKYTTSSKRTTTTTTPVPKTLTTRKKFVPTKKYSPASTTSASTTPMRFPQQESYNTTKPTKSTTAAAFSTHHPTPQAAIFPTEPSTTMNWYPAPPSSTSTRQPIMFTEDPTAPPAFSPIPSSTRIPNLDPADVYHTLDQKNIENKFDPRPSMTLADLFNSLAEEESAVAALSNPSHQGLDAQGNLMEPLDPSKPSPFAMQQNPAQRPPHPLAPTKPTFGTTSAPLHMQQQQQQQQAQVISGSQENFNNEYVSYQVQQPNIMQYRPAPGAINNVVISPGQHSASFVLGSQQQVGTNTFGSVEKEPLFSKDHPVQYGTVINEDISTLNRKPQAPSPPATYQEMSNPSPTSNFHQNGNFASESAGSSYPEPPPAAPLPYQQLPLIGSNLRTKTPAHKPIPPPPPPSNQQQQQQQLPTLTGTGVGSVQSVSPQENSDNSFTLDSNQNTKELLVSTNIRFPANDEQSAEIPSLPVANGPPSGPQVNGHAQPLSLQQIQNANTVVFPKSEEGNGPSLSMAEGNGGVQIQKHEVLTMSQHQQKLNFPPSNEPNTPPTHMVPPPRFPPPLPNSINEHELQKPNRPHPPAGPQYPFNEYTRKPIPGITRPNPDRHLPNILPQFRPSSKISNGHPQQTNFNQEPGNILVTGPQPPHPKRGPNSGNPQFSHRRQPLGQQNRYPLNRNVDYPSVGPPPPPPGALGPHDIANRRIYRVSPYGGQGLQYLERPGAYPRRPMPHVLRPSESLNVERHVAMPPPLEKLPAFEEEDLVINDPPQPITPSKESSLMSEAKLEPVVTLQMLQSQKKAVSLPNDDTGAGEIQVPSLEESEMETLAESATNQNGLYVVYPVPGSGDKKSESEDEEIADIKNSLPAIAHVEPPTGSEYQNTPFSVVRDQQQEPILKNKKPLSLQQHKQQQQQQQQQQQKGQTAKDSFPYPIEKPDPSYSELNAAALAAPAKVPGVLIAPKIINGALGTGTEAPIAIAYTPTESSMNFKLMQQQQQKYQQQQQHEYQLQLQQQQKHQDQQMYSNVNLATPVIKEIRHFAQTEEALNGHDFDLRGQNYEKNFMAPFYPSVSLDAVTSTNHPSNNWNVLKTSTGAPLYEKNNIDRSDVNGESNSPAHKAEEKKQEEEQMTTPKSFEMDKFQPELQGGFKPIYPPGYKLANEDEEQEQLQKHETNNMPLALASRMELHQHLTTLGTSSTTSTSTTTTTSTSTTTAKPQRLEEAYETTTPKPIDQATVVPPTKRIKSKFETSLAALLFGDEEEELEPVEVPRKEEEEPQARKEPTKAMMSGPRSIPRMGPRNLKI; this is encoded by the exons ATGATTAAATTCAAATTAAGGCTACTCATAGCCTTTGCCCTGTATCTGGGCTCAGCTGCCGCAGTACTCTCATCAGCTCAATTACCAGTCGAAGCACGAGGTGGCGTATCCTCAGAGGAAGAAGATGATCCCATAATATCCACCAGTTATGTTTTGccaaatcaaattttcaatgatGGAAAACCCTACTATGCCGGCAAGGATCCCATATCAGGACAATTGGATTTCAATGTTAAGAAACCAGCCGGTATAGAAACCTCAGCAAATGAGGTTATAGATCCCAATGAGAAGACTGTCATTAGCTCCTCGTCACCCAATATACATGATTTTCTCAATTTACCCGTAAAGTATTCATCATCGAAATTTGTGTATCCTCTGGTTTCAAGTTCCTATGCGAATTTGAAATATCAGGGCAGTAACAAGAATTACATAACCAATAAAAAGCCAACACAAGTGGTGCAGGCAACATCGGCGCCCAACTACTTTACAGCGAATTATTTCACAGTGCCGACAACAAAGTTGGTGCCGGTGCAGCCCACGGGATCGACTTCCAGCAGTAGCAGTACATCAACAACTTCGACAACATCTACCACTAAGAAACCAGCAACAACTTCTACTTCTACATCTACTTCAACATCGACCTCAACCTCTACATCGACTTCAACTTCTACAACGTCCACCTCTACCTCAACCACCTCGACAACCAAAGCTCCAACTCAACCAAGCGTGGCCACCTCCTCAGCCAAATATACCACCTCGAGTAAGAggactaccaccaccaccactccaGTACCAAAGACTCTAACCACACGCAAGAAGTTTGTGCCCACCAAGAAATATAGCCCTGCCAGCACTACATCAGCCTCAACCACACCAATGCGCTTCCCCCAACAGGAGAGCTATAATACAACCAAACCCACCAAGTCTACCACAGCTGCCGCCTTCAGCACCCATCATCCAACTCCTCAGGCAGCTATATTTCCCACTGAACCCTCGACCACCATGAATTGGTATCCAGCTCCACCAAGTTCAACCAGCACCAGACAGCCCATTATGTTCACCGAAGATCCTACAGCCCCACCAGCATTTAGCCCCATTCCTAGCAGTACTCGCATACCTAATCTCGATCCAGCCGATGTCTATCATACTTTGGATCAAAAGAATATAGAAAACAAATTCGATCCTAGACCATCCATGACTTTGGCGGATTTATTCAATAGCTTGGCCGAGGAGGAGTCGGCAGTGGCAGCTCTCAGCAATCCCTCACACCAAGGACTTGATGCCCAAGGAAATTTAATGGAACCATTGGATCCCTCTAAACCCTCACCATTCGCCATGCAACAAAACCCGGCACAAAGACCACCACATCCATTGGCTCCAACGAAACCCACTTTTGGAACCACAAGTGCACCTCTCCacatgcaacagcaacaacaacaacagcaagcaCAAGTCATCTCTGGCAGCCAGGAGAACTTTAACAACGAATATGTCTCATATCAGGTgcagcaacccaatataatgcaaTACCGACCAGCCCCAGGGGCTATCAACAATGTGGTCATATCGCCAGGGCAACATTCTGCCTCATTTGTTTTAGGCAGCCAACAACAAGTGGGCACCAACACTTTTGGCAGTGTAGAGAAGGAGCCACTCTTCTCCAAAGATCATCCtgtacaatatggcacagtgaTCAATGAAGACATAAGCACTTTAAATAGAAAGCCACAAGCTCCTAGTCCACCAGCTACATATCAAGAAATGTCAAATCCTTCACCCACTTCCAACTTCCATCAAAATGGTAACTTTGCCTCAGAGTCAGCAGGTTCCTCCTACCCCGAACCACCACCAGCAGCTCCTTTGCCTTATCAACAATTGCCTTTGATTGGTTCGAATCTAAGGACTAAAACTCCGGCTCATAAACCAATACCACCACCGCCGCCACCatcaaaccaacaacaacagcagcaacaactacCCACCCTAACAGGAACTGGAGTGGGTTCGGTGCAATCAGTCAGCCCCCAAGAGAATTCAGACAACTCTTTCACATTGGATTCCAATCAAAATACCAAAGAGCTATTGGTCTCCACCAACATTCGTTTCCCAGCCAATGATGAACAATCGGCAGAAATTCCCTCTTTACCAGTTGCTAATGGGCCACCATCTGGACCACAGGTCAATGGGCATGCTCAGCCCTTGAGTTTGCAGCAAATTCAAAATGCCAATACTGTTGTATTTCCCAAATCCGAAGAAGGCAATGGACCCTCCCTCTCCATGGCCGAGGGAAATGGTGGTGTTCAAATACAGAAACATGAAGTTCTCACCATGAGTCAGCATCAACAAAAATTG AACTTCCCACCCTCGAATGAACCGAATACACCACCTACCCATATGGTGCCACCACCCCGCTTCCCACCGCCACTGCCCAACAGTATTAACGAACACGAGctgcaaaaaccaaatcgtCCTCATCCCCCGGCTGGTCCTCAATATCCTTTCAATGAATACACACGCAAGCCCATTCCGGGCATAACTCGTCCCAACCCAGACCGTCATTTGCCCAATATTTTGCCACAATTCCGTCCCAGTTCGAAAATTTCCAATGGTCATCCACAACAGACAAACTTCAATCAAGAGCCAGGCAATATTCTAGTAACGGGACCTCAGCCACCACATCCAAAGCGAGGGCCAAATTCggggaatccacaattttcgcatCGTCGTCAACCTTTGGGGCAACAAAATCGTTATCCACTCAATCGCAATGTAGATTATCCATCGGTgggaccaccaccaccaccgccaggAGCATTGGGCCCCCATGACATAGCCAACAGAAGAATCTATCGCGTGTCTCCTTATGGAGGTCAGGGCTTGCAATATTTAGAACGTCCAGGAGCTTATCCACGTCGTCCTATGCCACATGTCCTAAGACCTTCGGAATCACTGAACGTGGAACGCCATGTTGCAATGCCTCCTCCTTTGGAAAAGTTACCTGCCTTTGAGGAGGAAGATTTGGTCATCAATGATCCTCCACAACCAATAACGCCCAGTAAGGAATCCTCCCTAATGAGTGAGGCCAAATTGGAACCTGTGGTAACTTTGCAAATGTTACAGTCCCAAAAGAAGGCGGTCTCCTTGCCCAATGATGATACCGGAGCTGGTGAGATTCAGGTACCCAGTTTGGAAGAAAGTGAAATGGAGACTCTGGCGGAGAGTGCCACCAATCAAAATGGCCTATATGTGGTATATCCAGTGCCAGGAAGTGGTGATAAGAAATCAGAGTCCGAGGATGAAGAAATCGCCGACATTAAAAACTCCTTGCCGGCAATAGCTCATGTGGAGCCTCCCACGGGTAGTGAATATCAAAATACTCCCTTCTCGGTCGTACGAGATCAACAACAGGAgcctattttgaaaaacaaaaagccTCTCTCGCTGcaacaacacaaacaacaacagcagcaacaacaacaacaacaacaaaagggaCAAACAGCCAAAGATTCTTTCCCCTATCCCATAGAGAAACCGGATCCCTCGTACAGCGAACTGAATGCTGCTGCGCTAGCAGCACCAGCCAAGGTTCCAGGTGTGCTTATAGCCCCCAAAATTATAAACGGAGCCCTTGGCACGGGAACTGAGGCACCCATTGCCATTGCTTACACCCCCACTGAGTCCAGTATGAATTTCAAActaatgcaacaacaacaacagaaatatcaacagcagcagcagcatgaaTATCAACTgcaattgcaacaacaacagaaacatCAGGACCAACAAATGTACTCCAATGTGAATTTGGCCACACCAGTCATCAAGGAGATACGACACTTTGCCCAGACGGAGGAGGCCCTAAATGGCCATGATTTCGATTTAAGAGGTCAAAATTACGAAAAGAATTTCATGGCTCCCTTCTATCCAAGTGTGAGTCTGGATGCTGTCACCAGCACCAATCATCCTTCGAATAATTGGAATGTCTTGAAAACTTCTACGGGAGCCCCATTGTAtgagaaaaataatatcgacCGTTCGGATGTGAATGGTGAGAGTAACTCCCCGGCTCACAAGGCAGAGGAGAAAAAGCAGGAGGAAGAGCAAATGACCACACCAAAATCCTTTGAAATGGATAAATTTCAGCCTGAGTTACAGGGTGGCTTTAAACCCATCTATCCACCCGGCTACAAGTTGGCCAATGAGGATGAGGAACAAGAACAACTTCAAAAGCATGAAACCAATAACATGCCCTTGGCCTTGGCCAGTCGTATGGAACTGCACCAGCATTTGACCACTTTGGGAACGTCGTCAACAACATccacctccaccaccaccaccacatcaACCTCTACCACCACAGCCAAGCCTCAACGGTTAGAGGAAGCATACGAAACAACTACCCCCAAACCCATTGACCAGGCAACAGTGGTACCACCTACGAAGCGCATCAAATCCAAATTTGAGACCAGTTTAGCTGCCCTGTTGTTCGGCGATGAAGAGGAAGAACTGGAGCCTGTCGAAGTGCCCCGCAAGGAGGAAGAGGAGCCTCAGGCCCGCAAAGAACCAACCAAAGCCATGATGAGTGGTCCTAGGAGTATACCACGCATGGGTCCACGtaatttgaaaatataa